One Burkholderia sp. 9120 genomic window, AATCCGGCAAGCGTCCTTCGAAGAAACGCGGCACGTGCGAGCGGATCGAATGCGCTTCCCACAACAGCGCCTTGCCGTGCTCCGCTTTCAGCGCGGCCAGTTCGTTCGTCAGCGCGTCGTGATACGGCTGCCAGTAAGCGTCGCGACGACGGGCGATTTCGGCGTCGGTGGGCAGATGGCCGTCGAGATACAACGGCTCCTTGTCGAAGGTATCGACGGGCAGCAGGCCAGTCGTGTCCTGGCCCGGGTACAGGTTCGCGCCGTCGGGCGGACGGTTCAGATCGATCACGTAGCGCGCGTACGTCGGCGCGAGAATCGACGCGCCCATGCGCTTCGCGAACGCATACAGACGGTCCAGATGCCAATCGCAATCGTCGGTGCGTTGCGCGACCGGCGTCATCGTCGCGGCGATATCGGCCGGGATTTGCGTGCCCATATGCGGGATCGAGATCAGCAACGGCAAACTGCCCCGATGCAGCGATACAACCGGCGGAGTGTTCAATGCAGTCATGTCAGTCCGGAATCGATGAGAGGGATGAGTCGCGACGGTGCGCCGCTCATT contains:
- the hutG gene encoding N-formylglutamate deformylase: MTALNTPPVVSLHRGSLPLLISIPHMGTQIPADIAATMTPVAQRTDDCDWHLDRLYAFAKRMGASILAPTYARYVIDLNRPPDGANLYPGQDTTGLLPVDTFDKEPLYLDGHLPTDAEIARRRDAYWQPYHDALTNELAALKAEHGKALLWEAHSIRSHVPRFFEGRLPDFNFGSSNGASAVAGLAEELAAVVERHGGYSAIANGRFKGGYITRQYGQPSQGVHAVQLELSQITYMEEHLPYAYDETLATKIEPLLEALVTTALNHVKAA